GCATGTATTTGGATATGAACTCTCATGTATGTGTGATGTATAGGTGATTCGAAAGttagatatattctcatgtattcttgatggaataactcatatttgttaggaatgtatgtgtgatggcttatttggatatattctcatgtatgtgttgctcatacatgtaggatggtgtggcttctggatgaagagtacgacaggttgcaccgggctgttcatatgacggagaagggaacggatcttcaacctttgaagattcgttaccatggcacatcGGATATCTgagtatgacgagaggtacacggagttcatccggcctaccggtcttctcccgttcatatcccttgtaagccgtggggggccactcatgaacccctcggcactcaccgcccttgtcgaccggtggaggccggagactcacaccttccacttgagggccggcgagatggcccctactctccaggatgtttccatgatccttggactacctattcGTGGCGAGCCAccgtgtatgaacacagcttcgaTGGGTGGCGCCGGCAGATGGAGGTGCTTATTGGCGgggctcctccgccgccagcagatccaaagaagagagctcccgccggcgcgtctttcgaatggatcaggactaactttggagaatgcccggaagaggccgacgaggacactcggaggacgtacgcccgcgtgtacttatggtacatgatttcgaggactctctttcctgacagtggggggaagctggcccattggtgttggctgaaggcgctaacggtgttggataaccgttggagttggggaacagcggcacttgcctacctctaccggcaggtgatgatttgctctatgtactattttcctatagtagtgtgctagacaaagtactaaccaaatgtcttacaTGCTAGcttggacgaagcttgtcgcagaatcgggagcaggactgggagcggcggtattggtggatgcatgctcctactttccgtatggagctgggaccgcctatcagttgggcggcctagggtactcaacgagaggccatggcctcattacCCTCACTCTcctgatcgggagcccacttgggcatacctttgggacaatgtctcggagatgtcggctgcccactcatatgcatgtggcttgttgaacaccaccagccgcaaagagtgatgagacagtttgggctgtatcaggagtgcccaccagtgtggcaagacacggacaaggcgcttcataggtaaacttctggaatcatgcgatggaagattcttgatagaagatgtacaaactaacttgttgattcttgcaggcttgataggcagcggcagaggaagatcacaaattggccatCCATCATAGCGGCCACATCGCGGCGTTCCAACGGTGTTTGGAAGCGGCACGGAATGTCGGCCCTGAGCGATTGTGCCTCACAACttcgccgctttcaacaactacctcgagtggttccatgagaacacgcgtatcgagttagttaagcacgcgtatctgaggagatcttggacgaccccatcgattcgatgaggttgggcaaagccagcacgacagatttgctcgcagagggagatcgacttctattgcttccgagctgaacttcgtggtattCTATTCTCTCAgtaactagtacatcatctacattgCCATGTGAACGCTTCAATTGTGTATGCTGTATTTGTCACAGCGGAAGGAGATCGAAAAAACAGCTGAGGAGTGCGAGGTTATGTGGGAGCAGAGCGGGAGAGATGACAAGCCTGTCCGACCGTTGcggtatttcattaaggtatgatcaccaactttgaatgtacgatactatgatgtggtggatttgtaaccatgaacgggatgacgcagaacactgcacgaaagatgcggcggttagccagcttgctaggttgccgggaagccgaaatcgctacatcttcctcttcagaagagcgggaggtatggactattttgttgctgtcaaacatgttcttactaatttcaactttgtaatctcatgtgttcgtgtctgtgaagattcctgaggacgagctaattctgagtcaagccatacttccaaagcgtacctccaagcaagccgcacggtcagcttaccagttgaagccaaggggcaagggtccaaaccggtacactccggaagattatgtcagccgaggaaagaaggttgtcactgaggaggatgaggggccgcGGCGGAGATCAgatatgtcgaggatgaggaacgacgagccgttctcttcagaggaggaggaggatgaggaggaggaggaggaggagcaggagcaggagcagcaggagcagcagcaggagcagcagcaggagcagcagcaggagcagccacggcagcggacgaagaggatggccgtccggaagcagcccgcgaggacggcacgtcgaggacgcTACTAGGATGTGCCCACGAGTTGTTGTGAACTCTATATTCATAAGTATCgatttgtgaaccctatgtcatgtcgaaccatggtctgtaatgctacttgttgtttgaatctacgtgctccaatgtgacctatgaagtgttatatgtgtatgtcatgaaattgctacttgttgtgtccaatgttgtactcgtaactgttggagtttgataggatttttcatgtttttaacaaaagtcaatgtgtggcgcccttccaacTGGCGCCACAAGtgcttgtgtggcgcccgtggcatcggcgccacacatgccaacttatatcaacattgggtcgaaaacatccagggggctccggacgataagtccttagccgttttcgcgagcctctatgtgtggcgcccgtggcatcggcgccacatatgctagtgtggcgccagtggagtcggcgccacacatcgagcctcgcaaaatggctaagtcccagaggaattgtctcacagtatgctcggggggattacaagtgcatgtgtggcgccgttgggaggggcgccacacatgctgccacgtcggatgggcgcaccagctcagcggcgagggggccacgtcggctgggtcagtggcgccggcaggtggggagccacatgggcatgtgtggcgcccgtggaaggggcgccacacaaaagggttagattggtgaaatagtttcgccggagggttagtctgtgcttttctttcagttttgggttatttttgtgcaaatcgcccagATCGGTCGCGGTACGTATCCTGGTTCCATCTGAATATCTGACCTGACCTGATGATGGTGCCTGCCTTGACTGTAGCGTTGACGCTTGCAGACTGCAGTGCAGCAAACAAGTTACGGTGGGCAAAAAAACGGATGACCGAAGACCGAAATCGAAAAGACCGAGACCGAAATGACCGATAAAATATTGGGTAGAAAATTTTATAGACCGAATTAAGTTTGATCAATTCGGTCATTTTGTTCTGAGTAACCGAATAGACCGAACGGACCGAATTTTACGTAAGACTATCCCAATCTTTAAATTTTGTGAAATGCCTAAGATGTGATATTGTTGAATGTTCACAAAATTCTTCAGCGTTGTTACATTTTTGTTTAGATTTTTGAACATTTATTCGTGCCAATTGATAATAATATATGTAATAAAaaaacatctaaaatacatctAAAATGTTGCCAACCTTTTACTAAATAATGTCTAAGTTTTGCGTTGACAACGTCGGCAACATTGTTTGGTCATGACCGAACCCGAACCCGAATTATTAGGTACCCGAATTTGCCGGGTAGTAAAAGTAGAAAGTATATTTCGGTCTTCATTTTTTTACCGAAATACAAAAACCGAATTTTCGATCATGACCGAATGCCCACCCCTACAAACAAGGTGGGTGCTCAACTCAAGGAGCCATCCCATCCATGCGCATCTCCTTTGGAAGAAGCACAGCAGTAACTGAGGAGAAAATCTTGGGTTCACGGCAGTACAGTTTTCTAGCTACATTTTTTTCTCCTGCCATCTTTTTGATAAAAAAAATATTAATACCGTGGAGATACTAATTATATATAATCTCTATAATAATAACGTAATACCTTAAGGATAGTACAGATGCATACatctaaataaataaataaagctaAAAAATCAATCTCGCTATAATGTTTCAGTCCTTGTAGCAGCAGCACAAACATCACCAAGACAATAGCTGAAATCCAAGTTCTCCAAAAACGACGTCTCCAAGAAAAATCTGTGCACAAACATCATCGTCCCCCGATCAACATATTAGGTTTCACCTTGAAGAAAGTATCCGCTTTCAAAACAGTGTATTTAACAAGAACATTATCGGGCACAACCTACTAAAAGCAAACCTT
This region of Lolium perenne isolate Kyuss_39 chromosome 2, Kyuss_2.0, whole genome shotgun sequence genomic DNA includes:
- the LOC127330314 gene encoding uncharacterized protein — translated: MWEQSGRDDKPVRPLRYFIKNTARKMRRLASLLGCREAEIATSSSSEEREIPEDELILSQAILPKRTSKQAARSAYQLKPRGKGPNRYTPEDYVSRGKKVVTEEDEGPRRRSDMSRMRNDEPFSSEEEEDEEEEEEEQEQEQQEQQQEQQQEQQQEQPRQRTKRMAVRKQPARTARRGRY